One segment of Theobroma cacao cultivar B97-61/B2 chromosome 9, Criollo_cocoa_genome_V2, whole genome shotgun sequence DNA contains the following:
- the LOC18589651 gene encoding uncharacterized protein LOC18589651: MPELRKGVRRGRATIAQQQQQREQKQTPQRNQGRKRAAAAAAAEGGRPRTRLAAKRLKEEDHRQLVAAATAREDHNHPVIVISERDSDIEKKEFVKGDLEKKGAVMGDDSGGLSANKAAGQEEEGSTAPFPERVQVGGSPLYKIERKLGKGGFGQVFVGRRVNGGNERATGSAALEVALKFEHRNSKGCNYGPPYEWQVYNALGGSHGVPKVHYKGKQGDYYVMVMDMLGPSLWDVWNSSGQAMSAEMVACIAVESLSILEKMHSKGYVHGDVKPENFLLGQPSTPQEKKLFLVDLGLATKWKDSSSGLHVDYDQRPDMFRGTVRYASVHAHLGRTASRRDDLESLAYTLIFLHRGRLPWQGYQGDNKSFLVCKKKMATSPEMLCCFCPPPLRQFLEIVVNMKFDEEPNYSKLISLFEGLMGPNPAIRPINTDGAQKIIYQVGQKRGRLNIDEEDGQPKKKVRLGVPATQWISVYNARLPMKQRYHYNVADARLAQHVEKGMADGLLISCVASCTNLWALIMDAGTGFTHQVYELSPSFLHKEWIMDQWEKNYYISAIAGSSSGSSLVVMSKGTQYTQQSYKVSDSFPFKWINKKWREGFYVTSMATAGSRWGVVMSRNAGFSDQVVELDFLYPSEGIHRRWDNGYRITSTAATSDQAALILSIPKRKPGDETQETLRTSQFPSTHVKEKWAKNLYLACLCYGRTVS; encoded by the exons ATGCCAGAGCTTCGAAAAGGAGTCCGTAGAGGCCGCGCCACGATAGCGCAGCAGCAGCAACAACGAGAGCAAAAGCAAACGCCGCAGCGGAATCAAGGCCGGAAACGTGCTGCCGCGGCCGCGGCTGCTGAGGGAGGTAGGCCGAGGACGAGATTGGCCGCGAAAAGATTAAAGGAGGAGGATCATCGTCAGCTGGTAGCAGCTGCGACTGCTAGAGAGGATCATAATCATCCGGTGATTGTGATATCGGAGAGGGATAGTGATATTGAGAAGAAGGAGTTTGTAAAAGGTGATTTAGAAAAGAAGGGTGCTGTCATGGGGGACGATAGCGGTGGGTTGAGCGCTAACAAGGCTGCTGGACAGGAAGAGGAGGGAAGTACTGCTCCTTTTCCAGAGAGG GTTCAAGTTGGAGGATCACCTTTATATAAGATAGAGAGAAAGCTTGGTAAAGGTGGATTTGGTCAGGTATTTGTTGGACGACGTGTTAATGGTGGAAATGAACGCGCAACTGGTTCTGCAGCCCTGGAG GTAGCTCTGAAATTTGAGCATAGGAACAGCAAAGGTTGTAATTATGGTCCTCCATATGAATGGCAAGTTTACAA TGCTCTTGGTGGTAGCCATGGAGTTCCCAAAGTACACTATAAAGGAAAGCAAGGAGACTATTATGTGATG GTTATGGACATGTTAGGGCCCAGCTTATGGGATGTTTGGAATTCTTCAGGGCAAGC GATGTCTGCAGAAATGGTAGCTTGTATAGCGGTAGAGTCACTGTCAATCTTAGAGAAGATGCACTCCAAAGG TTATGTGCATGGGGATGTTAAGCCTGAGAACTTTTTACTTGGTCAGCCATCTACAccacaagagaaaaagttgtTTCTTGTTGACCTTGGATTAG CAACAAAGTGGAAAGATAGCAGCAGTGGGCTGCATGTTGATTATGATCAACGTCCTGATATGTTTAG AGGAACTGTTCGATATGCAAGTGTTCATGCTCATTTGGGTAGAACTGCCAGTAGAAGAGATGATCTTGAGTCTCTTGCATATACACTCATATTCCTACATCGAGGTCGATTACCGTGGCAGGGCTATCAG GGTGACAACAAATCCTTCTTAGtctgcaaaaagaaaatggcaaCATCACCTGAAATGCTTTGCTGCTTCTGCCCTCCACCTCTAAGACAGTTTCTTGAGATTGTGGTGAACATGAAATTTGATGAGGAGCCCAACTACTCCAAACTAATATCTTTATTTGAGGGTTTGATGGGACCAAATCCAGCTATAAGACCAATAAACACTGATGGTGCTCAAAAG ATTATTTATCAAGTAGGCCAAAAGCGAGGTAGGTTAAACATAGATGAAGAAGATGGTCAACCCAAGAAGAAGGTTCGTCTTGGAGTTCCTGCTACGCAGTGGATTTCAGTCTACAATGCAAGACTTCCAATGAAGCAGAG GTACCATTACAATGTGGCTGATGCAAGGTTGGCTCAACATGTGGAGAAAGGAATGGCAGATGGTCTGCTAATAAGTTGTGTAGCATCTTGTACCAATCTTTGGGCATTAATTATGGATGCTGGGACTGGTTTCACACACCAAGTTTATGAACTTTCACCTTCCTTCTTGCACAAG GAGTGGATCATGGATCAGTGGGAGAAGAACTATTACATTAGCGCTATTGCTGGTTCTAGCAGTGGAAGCTCCCTTGTTGTTATGTCCAAAG GCACCCAATACACTCAACAATCTTACAAAGTAAGTGACTCTTTCCCCTTCAAGTGGATAAACAAAAAGTGGAGAGAGGGTTTCTATGTCACCTCGATGGCAACTGCTGGAAGCCGATGGGGTGTTGTTATGTCTCGCAATGCAGGCTTCAGTGATCAG GTTGTGGaacttgattttctctatcCAAGTGAGGGTATCCATAGACGTTGGGATAATGGTTATAGAATTACATCAACAGCTGCAACTTCTGATCAAGCTGCTCTAATCTTAAGCATCCCTAAGCGCAAACCTGGAGATGAAACTCAAGAAACTTTACGTACATCTCAATTTCCCAGCACACATGTTAAG GAAAAATGGGCAAAAAATCTCTATCTGGCCTGTCTGTGCTATGGAAGGACTGTATCCTGA